Sequence from the Lysobacter solisilvae genome:
ACATCTCCATCCGCCGTCCCGTCTTCGCGATGGTGATCAACCTGGTGGTGCTGCTGGTCGGCATCATCGCGTACGACCGCCTGGCGGTACGGCTGATCCCGAACGTCGACGTCCCGGTGGTCACCGTCAACACGGGCTATCCCGGCGCCAGTGCGCAGGTGATCGAGTCGCAGGTGACCCAGCCGATCGAGGACGCGTTGTCCGGCGTGGAAGGCGTGGAGTACATGCAGTCGGTCAGCCGCGAGCAGTCCAGCCAGGTGACCATCCGCTTCCGACTCAACCGCGATCCGGACGGCGCGGCGTCCGACGTGCGCGACCGCGTCGCGCAGGCGCGGCAGTTCCTGCCCGAGGAAGTCGACGAGCCGGTCGTCCAGAAACAGGAAGCCGACGCGCAGCCGATCATCTACCTGGCCTTCTCCTCCGACCGGCACTCGCAGGTGGAGATCGCCGACTACGCCGAGACGCTGGTCAAGGACCGCGTGCAGACCATCCCGGGCGTGGCCCAGGCGCAGGTCTACTCGAGCACCTACGCGATGCGCGTGTGGATCCAGCCGCAACGGCTGGCCGGCTTCGGCCTGACGCCGGCGGACGTGGAAGCCGCGCTGCGCGAGCAGAACGTGGAGATTCCGGCCGGGCGCGTGGAAGGCAGCGACCGCGAGTTCACCGTCCTGTCGGAAACCGACCTGAAGACGCCCGAGCAGTTCGGCAACATCGTGCTGGGCGACGTCAAGGGCACGCTGGTGCGCCTGCGCGACGTGGCCAAGGTCGAACTGGGCCAGGAGGAGGACCGCTTCCGCGCGCGCTACAACGGCAAGAACGCGGTGCCGCTGGGCATCGTCAAGCAGGCGGTGGCCAACCCGCTGGACATCTCGCAGGCGCTGCAGGAGATGCTGCCGAAGATCACCCAGTCGCTGCCGCAGGGCATGAAGGTCGAGATCGCCTATGACTCGACGATCTTCATCGACAAGTCGATCGAGGAGGTGCAGCACACGGTGCTGATCGCGATCGGCCTGGTGATCGTGGTGATCTTCCTGTTCCTGCGCAGCTGGCGGGCCACGCTGATCCCGCTGGTGACCATCCCGGTTTCGATGATCGGCGCGTTCGCGCTGATGTACGCCTTCGGGTTCACCATCAACACGCTGACGTTGCTGGCGATGGTGCTGGCGATCGGCCTGGTGGTCGATGACGCGATCGTGATGCTCGAGAACATCGTGCGCCACATCGAGGAAGGCATGCCGCCGATGGAGGCGGCGTTCAAGGGCAGCAAGGAGATCGGCTTCGCCATCGTCGCCATGACCCTGACCCTGGCCGCCGTGTACATCCCGCTGGCCTTCTCCACCGGGCGCACCGGCAAGCTGTTCGTGGAATTCGCACTGACGCTGGCCGGTTCGGTGCTGGTGTCCGGTTTCACCGCGCTGTCGCTGTCGCCGATGATGTGCTCACGGCTGCTGCGCGGCGACAACCACCACGGACGCTTCTACCAGGCCGGCGAACGCGTGCTGCAGTGGATGGATTCGCATTACCGCAGCGCCTTGTCGGCGATGATGCGCTGGCGCTGGATGGTCGTGGGCTTTGCCGCGCTGGTGTTCGCCGGCGCCGTCGGCTTGTTCCTGTGGCTGCCCAAGGAAACCGCGCCGCAGGAGGACCAGGGCTTCATCATCGCCATCGGCGTGGCGCCGGAAGGCTCCACGGTGGAGTACACCGACCGCTACGCCAAGCAGATGGAAGGCATGCTGATGGGCCTGCCGGACCAGCAGCGGGTGTTCGAGATCGTCGGCTTCCCGGACGTCACCCAGGCCATCGGTTTCACCATGCTCACCGACTGGTC
This genomic interval carries:
- a CDS encoding efflux RND transporter permease subunit translates to MVLSDISIRRPVFAMVINLVVLLVGIIAYDRLAVRLIPNVDVPVVTVNTGYPGASAQVIESQVTQPIEDALSGVEGVEYMQSVSREQSSQVTIRFRLNRDPDGAASDVRDRVAQARQFLPEEVDEPVVQKQEADAQPIIYLAFSSDRHSQVEIADYAETLVKDRVQTIPGVAQAQVYSSTYAMRVWIQPQRLAGFGLTPADVEAALREQNVEIPAGRVEGSDREFTVLSETDLKTPEQFGNIVLGDVKGTLVRLRDVAKVELGQEEDRFRARYNGKNAVPLGIVKQAVANPLDISQALQEMLPKITQSLPQGMKVEIAYDSTIFIDKSIEEVQHTVLIAIGLVIVVIFLFLRSWRATLIPLVTIPVSMIGAFALMYAFGFTINTLTLLAMVLAIGLVVDDAIVMLENIVRHIEEGMPPMEAAFKGSKEIGFAIVAMTLTLAAVYIPLAFSTGRTGKLFVEFALTLAGSVLVSGFTALSLSPMMCSRLLRGDNHHGRFYQAGERVLQWMDSHYRSALSAMMRWRWMVVGFAALVFAGAVGLFLWLPKETAPQEDQGFIIAIGVAPEGSTVEYTDRYAKQMEGMLMGLPDQQRVFEIVGFPDVTQAIGFTMLTDWSKREKSAKEISDALGGQMFFAVPGVLAFTMTPPPLGSDDFLGKPVNFVVQSTGTWDELNATVQKLMAKMQTNPKLIAPETDLKLNKPQLRVEVDRDKVAAVGSSVDTVGHTLETFLGGRNVTRFKRGSEQYDVVVQIEDAARRTPGALSNVFVRGGDGQMVQLSNLVSVNETIAAKELNHFNKLRAATVSAGLAPGYSIGDALTWMEDALQEVAPASPYDLSGQSREFRESSSDFAMIFLLALAFIFLVLAAQFESWVDPFVILLGSVPLAFFGALLLLKLTGGSFNIYTQIGLVTLVGLIAKHGILIVEFANQLQEDGRDKFNAVLEAAALRLRPILMTTGAMVLGSLPLAIATGAGAEARNQIGWVIVGGMSIGTLFTLFVVPVVYLLIGRDHHKAQTRKAAKLQAATQST